Proteins encoded by one window of Rouxiella chamberiensis:
- the truA gene encoding tRNA pseudouridine(38-40) synthase TruA — protein sequence MSDEQRPNAAPAAIAERIALGIEYDGSQYYGWQRQQEVSSVQECLEKALSRVADAPITVQCAGRTDAGVSATGQVVHFDTPVIRKDAAWTMGVNTHLPKNIAVRWVSHVGEDFHARFTATARRYRYVIYNHRYRPGILNHGITHVHMPLDVEKMQRAGQCLLGENDFTSFRAVQCQSRTPWRFMMHLNVSRFGNYVVVDIKANAFVHHMVRNIVGSLVEIGAGNQPESWMAELLAARDRNLAAATAKAEGLYLVAVDYPEKFALPKVTMGPLFLAD from the coding sequence ATGTCTGACGAGCAACGCCCCAACGCGGCACCGGCGGCTATTGCCGAGCGTATTGCGTTAGGGATTGAGTATGACGGCAGCCAGTATTATGGCTGGCAGCGACAGCAGGAAGTGAGCAGCGTGCAGGAGTGTCTCGAGAAGGCGCTCAGCCGCGTTGCCGATGCGCCGATTACCGTGCAGTGTGCCGGAAGAACGGACGCTGGCGTCAGCGCAACGGGTCAGGTGGTGCATTTCGATACGCCGGTCATCCGCAAGGATGCCGCCTGGACGATGGGCGTGAATACCCATTTGCCGAAAAATATTGCCGTACGCTGGGTCAGCCACGTCGGCGAAGACTTCCATGCCCGTTTTACCGCGACGGCGCGGCGTTACCGTTATGTCATTTACAATCACCGTTATCGTCCGGGTATTCTGAATCATGGCATTACGCACGTTCATATGCCTTTAGATGTTGAAAAAATGCAGCGGGCAGGGCAATGTTTGCTGGGCGAAAACGATTTCACCTCATTTCGCGCCGTGCAGTGCCAGTCGAGAACGCCGTGGCGCTTCATGATGCACCTGAATGTGAGTCGATTCGGCAACTATGTGGTCGTGGATATTAAAGCCAACGCCTTTGTGCATCACATGGTGCGCAATATCGTGGGTAGCCTGGTTGAAATAGGCGCTGGCAACCAGCCTGAAAGCTGGATGGCGGAGCTGCTGGCGGCCAGGGATCGCAATCTTGCCGCCGCGACGGCCAAGGCAGAAGGATTGTATCTAGTCGCTGTTGATTATCCTGAAAAATTTGCTTTGCCGAAGGTCACGATGGGACCGCTCTTTCTTGCCGATTAA
- the hisP gene encoding histidine ABC transporter ATP-binding protein HisP, with protein MSETKLAVIDLHKRYGEHEVLKGVSLSANAGDVISIIGSSGSGKSTFLRCINFLEKPSEGSISVNNQDIRMVRDTDGQLKVFDKKQLQLLRTKLTMVFQHFNLWSHMTVLENVMEAPIQVLGLSKAEAKERAVRYLDKVGIDERARIKYPVNLSGGQQQRVSIARALAMEPEVLLFDEPTSALDPELVGEVLRIMQKLAEEGKTMVVVTHEMEFARHVSNHVIFLHQGVIEEEGNPVDVFGSPKSARLQQFLSGALK; from the coding sequence ATGTCAGAAACAAAATTAGCCGTAATCGATCTGCATAAGCGTTATGGCGAGCACGAAGTGCTGAAAGGCGTTTCACTGTCGGCCAATGCCGGTGATGTTATCAGTATTATCGGCTCCTCCGGATCCGGAAAAAGTACCTTCCTGCGCTGTATCAACTTCCTTGAAAAACCGAGTGAAGGCTCGATAAGCGTTAATAATCAGGACATTCGCATGGTGCGCGATACCGACGGCCAGCTCAAGGTTTTCGACAAGAAACAGCTGCAGCTGCTGCGTACCAAGCTGACGATGGTGTTTCAGCATTTCAATCTGTGGAGCCACATGACGGTGCTGGAAAACGTCATGGAAGCCCCGATCCAGGTGCTGGGGCTGAGCAAGGCCGAAGCGAAGGAGCGGGCCGTGCGCTATCTCGACAAGGTTGGCATCGACGAGCGTGCGCGCATCAAGTATCCGGTTAACCTTTCCGGCGGTCAGCAGCAGCGCGTTTCGATTGCCCGGGCGCTCGCGATGGAACCCGAAGTATTGCTATTCGATGAGCCGACTTCGGCGCTGGACCCAGAATTGGTGGGTGAAGTGCTGCGTATCATGCAGAAGCTGGCGGAAGAGGGCAAAACCATGGTCGTGGTCACCCACGAGATGGAATTTGCGCGCCACGTCTCAAATCATGTCATTTTCCTGCATCAGGGCGTTATCGAAGAAGAGGGCAATCCGGTCGATGTGTTTGGTAGCCCTAAAAGTGCACGGCTTCAACAATTCCTCTCCGGGGCGCTCAAATAG
- the purF gene encoding amidophosphoribosyltransferase → MCGIVGIAGFMPVNQSIYDALTVLQHRGQDAAGIVTIDGNNNFRLRKANGLVKDVFEARHMQRLQGNMGLGHVRYPTAGSSSASEAQPFYVNSPFGITLAHNGNLTNAHELRSTLFEGARRHVNTTSDSEILLNILASELDKFQHYPLEADNIFAAVAAMNTKIRGAYACVAMIIGHGMLAFRDPHGIRPLVIGRREIEDGRCEYMVASESVALDTLGFEFLRDVAPGEAVFITEKGQLFTRMCAENPQYNPCLFEYVYFARPDSFIDKISVYSARRRMGQKLGAKIAREWEDLEIDAVIPIPETSNDIALEIARILNKPYRQGFVKNRYVGRTFIMPGQQERVKSVRRKLNANRAEFRDKNVLLIDDSIVRGTTSQQIVEMARDAGAKNVYLASAAPEVRFPNVYGIDMPTANELIAHGREVSEINAMIGADALIFQDLGDLIDAVKEENPDIEQFECSVFDGIYVTKDVDQNYLEYLDALRNDDAQALRGQQEAENLEMHNEG, encoded by the coding sequence ATGTGCGGTATTGTCGGTATCGCCGGTTTCATGCCGGTAAACCAGTCGATTTATGACGCGTTAACGGTGTTACAACACCGTGGGCAGGATGCCGCAGGCATCGTCACCATTGATGGCAACAACAACTTCCGTTTGCGGAAGGCAAATGGCCTGGTGAAGGATGTATTCGAAGCACGGCATATGCAACGTTTGCAGGGCAACATGGGCCTTGGTCACGTTCGTTACCCTACGGCTGGCAGTTCCAGCGCTTCAGAGGCTCAACCTTTTTACGTCAACTCTCCGTTCGGCATTACGCTTGCCCACAACGGTAACCTGACGAATGCACATGAATTGAGAAGTACGCTGTTCGAAGGCGCACGTCGTCACGTCAATACGACGTCCGACTCTGAAATCCTGCTGAACATTCTGGCGAGCGAACTGGATAAATTCCAGCATTACCCGCTGGAAGCAGACAACATTTTTGCAGCCGTGGCGGCGATGAACACCAAGATCCGCGGGGCGTATGCCTGCGTCGCAATGATCATCGGCCACGGTATGCTCGCGTTCCGCGATCCACACGGCATTCGTCCGCTGGTTATCGGCAGGCGCGAAATCGAAGACGGTCGCTGCGAGTACATGGTCGCGTCCGAAAGTGTGGCGCTGGATACGCTGGGCTTCGAGTTCCTGCGTGACGTCGCGCCGGGCGAAGCGGTGTTCATCACCGAAAAGGGCCAGCTGTTTACACGCATGTGTGCCGAGAATCCTCAGTACAATCCATGCCTGTTCGAGTATGTGTACTTTGCGCGTCCTGACTCGTTCATCGACAAGATTTCCGTATACAGCGCCCGTCGCCGTATGGGCCAGAAGCTGGGTGCGAAAATCGCCCGCGAATGGGAAGACTTGGAAATCGATGCGGTTATCCCGATTCCGGAAACCTCCAACGACATCGCGCTCGAGATTGCCCGTATTCTGAACAAGCCCTATCGTCAGGGGTTCGTTAAAAACCGTTACGTCGGCCGTACCTTTATCATGCCGGGCCAGCAGGAGCGCGTTAAGTCGGTTCGCCGCAAGCTCAACGCCAACCGTGCCGAGTTCCGTGATAAAAATGTGCTGCTGATCGACGACTCCATCGTTCGTGGAACCACCTCGCAGCAGATAGTCGAGATGGCCCGCGATGCTGGCGCGAAGAATGTCTACCTGGCCTCGGCTGCGCCGGAAGTGCGCTTCCCGAACGTCTATGGCATTGACATGCCGACCGCCAACGAGCTTATCGCACACGGTCGCGAAGTCAGCGAAATCAATGCGATGATTGGTGCCGATGCGCTTATCTTCCAGGATTTAGGCGACCTTATCGACGCGGTGAAGGAAGAGAACCCTGACATCGAGCAGTTCGAATGCTCGGTGTTCGACGGCATCTATGTCACCAAAGATGTGGATCAGAACTACCTCGAATATCTCGACGCGCTGCGTAACGACGATGCCCAGGCATTGCGCGGTCAGCAGGAAGCCGAGAACCTCGAAATGCATAACGAAGGTTAA
- a CDS encoding ABC transporter permease, translated as MIDILHQYGMALLYSDGYRFTGLAVTLWLLISSVVMGGLLAIVMAVGRVSPNRFISTPIWLFTYVFRGTPLYVQLLVFYSGMYSLEIVRGTDFLNAFFRSGLNCTILSLTLNTCAYTTEIFAGAIRAVPHGEIEAANAYGFSRFKLYTCIILPSALRTALPAYSNEVILMLHSTALAFTATVPDVLKIARDINSATYQPFYAFGIAAVIYLIVSFGLISLFRKAEKRWLGHVKPQSSH; from the coding sequence ATGATTGATATCTTGCATCAATACGGTATGGCGCTGCTGTACAGCGACGGCTACCGTTTTACCGGTCTCGCGGTAACGCTGTGGCTATTGATAAGTTCGGTGGTTATGGGCGGACTGCTGGCCATCGTCATGGCCGTCGGGCGCGTGTCACCCAATCGTTTTATCAGTACGCCTATCTGGCTATTTACCTACGTGTTTCGCGGTACGCCGCTGTATGTGCAGCTGCTGGTGTTTTATTCCGGCATGTACAGTCTGGAGATAGTGCGTGGCACCGACTTTTTGAACGCCTTTTTCCGCAGCGGCCTCAACTGCACCATTTTGTCTTTGACGCTGAACACCTGTGCCTATACCACCGAGATCTTTGCCGGTGCGATTCGCGCGGTACCGCACGGAGAGATTGAAGCTGCCAACGCCTACGGATTTTCGCGTTTCAAGCTTTATACCTGCATCATTCTGCCTTCCGCGTTGCGCACTGCGTTACCGGCTTACAGCAATGAGGTCATTCTGATGCTGCACTCTACGGCGCTCGCCTTTACCGCGACCGTGCCCGATGTGCTAAAGATTGCCAGAGACATCAACTCCGCGACCTATCAGCCTTTTTATGCCTTTGGCATCGCGGCGGTGATTTACCTGATTGTGTCATTTGGATTGATAAGTTTGTTCCGCAAGGCGGAAAAGCGCTGGCTCGGGCACGTCAAGCCCCAGTCCTCTCACTAA
- the accD gene encoding acetyl-CoA carboxylase, carboxyltransferase subunit beta, with the protein MSWIERILNKSNISQTRKASIPEGVWTKCDSCGQVLYRAELERNLMVCPKCDHHMRMSARMRLFTFMDEGSEVELGSELEPKDLLKFKDSKKYKDRLLAAQKETDEKDAMVVMKGTLYGMPIVVAAFEFAFMGGSMASVVGARFVRAVEQAMEDNCPLVCFSASGGARMQEALMSLMQMAKTSAALAKLQERGLPYISVLTDPTMGGVSASLAMLGDINVAEPKALIGFAGPRVIEQTVREKLPAGFQRSEFLIEKGAIDMIVRRPELRNKLGSVLAKLTGRPEPKLAAVPVVSVEDASVDQPDA; encoded by the coding sequence ATGAGCTGGATTGAACGAATTCTTAATAAAAGCAACATCTCGCAAACCCGTAAAGCAAGCATTCCAGAAGGTGTCTGGACCAAATGCGATAGCTGTGGTCAGGTGTTATACCGCGCTGAACTCGAGCGCAATCTGATGGTTTGTCCCAAGTGTGATCACCATATGCGCATGTCCGCGCGCATGCGTCTGTTCACATTCATGGATGAAGGGAGCGAGGTCGAATTGGGTAGCGAACTGGAGCCGAAAGACCTGCTCAAGTTTAAAGACTCCAAAAAATATAAAGATCGTCTGCTGGCAGCTCAGAAAGAGACAGATGAAAAAGACGCCATGGTCGTGATGAAGGGCACCCTTTACGGTATGCCAATCGTCGTGGCCGCCTTCGAATTTGCCTTCATGGGCGGTTCAATGGCGTCGGTTGTAGGCGCACGTTTCGTTCGTGCAGTCGAGCAGGCAATGGAAGACAACTGTCCTCTGGTCTGTTTCTCGGCGAGCGGCGGCGCGCGTATGCAGGAAGCGCTGATGTCTCTGATGCAGATGGCGAAAACCAGTGCTGCACTGGCGAAACTGCAGGAACGCGGTCTGCCGTACATCTCTGTGCTGACCGACCCGACCATGGGTGGCGTTTCCGCCAGTCTGGCAATGCTTGGCGATATCAACGTTGCCGAGCCGAAAGCGCTGATCGGTTTCGCAGGCCCACGCGTTATCGAGCAAACCGTTCGCGAAAAACTGCCAGCCGGTTTCCAGCGCAGTGAGTTCCTTATCGAAAAGGGCGCGATTGACATGATTGTTCGTCGCCCTGAACTGCGTAACAAGCTGGGCAGCGTGCTGGCCAAGCTGACAGGTCGTCCTGAGCCAAAACTGGCTGCCGTGCCTGTGGTCAGTGTTGAAGACGCGTCTGTCGATCAACCGGATGCCTGA
- a CDS encoding UbiX family flavin prenyltransferase: MKRLIVGISGASGAIYGVRLLQVLREVADVETHLVMSNAARQTLALETDYNLRDVQALADVVHDSRDIAATISSGSFKTAGMAILPCSIKTLSGIVNSYTDGLLTRAADVVLKESRRLVLCVRETPLHLGHLRLMTQAAELGAIIMPPVPAFYHRPASVEDIIDQTVNRVIDQFDIDLPEDLFVRWQGSH, encoded by the coding sequence ATGAAACGACTTATCGTCGGTATTTCCGGTGCCAGTGGCGCCATTTACGGCGTTCGCCTTTTGCAAGTGCTGCGCGAAGTCGCAGACGTTGAAACTCATCTTGTCATGAGCAACGCGGCGCGTCAGACGCTGGCGCTCGAGACCGACTACAACCTGCGTGATGTGCAGGCGCTGGCGGACGTGGTTCACGACTCCCGTGATATCGCCGCCACCATCTCCTCCGGCTCGTTCAAGACCGCCGGTATGGCCATTTTGCCATGTTCAATCAAAACCCTTTCCGGCATCGTCAACAGTTATACCGATGGATTGCTGACGCGCGCGGCCGATGTGGTGCTGAAAGAGAGCCGCCGTCTAGTGTTGTGCGTGCGTGAAACGCCGTTGCATCTGGGCCATCTACGTTTAATGACCCAGGCCGCCGAGCTTGGCGCGATTATCATGCCGCCTGTGCCGGCTTTCTATCATCGTCCGGCATCGGTGGAAGACATCATTGATCAGACCGTTAACCGCGTAATTGACCAGTTTGACATCGACCTGCCCGAAGACCTGTTTGTTCGCTGGCAGGGCAGCCATTAA
- the dedD gene encoding cell division protein DedD — protein MASKFQNRLVGTVILVALGVIILPGLLDGKKKHYEDEFASIPLVPKPGDSQEQDSAGQVTQSLPAQPPEGAGEAVNAGAAEAAHAAAQANGESEESEAPQTVTSPKSASQPKALTPPPMTESRPVQQTRPAQTKPVEPKKVEPKKVEPKAVEPKTVETPKTETKPQTAEKPPAGQSYIVQLGALKNADKVNEIVAKLRLSGYRAYTVPSTPVQGQITRVFVGPEANRQNLEASLPSLKSVSGLSGVVRAYSAGK, from the coding sequence GTGGCAAGTAAGTTTCAAAATCGTCTGGTTGGCACCGTCATTCTTGTCGCGCTGGGAGTCATTATTCTTCCCGGCCTGCTGGATGGGAAAAAGAAACACTATGAGGATGAGTTCGCCTCGATTCCTCTGGTGCCAAAACCGGGTGACAGCCAGGAGCAGGACAGCGCCGGGCAGGTCACACAGTCTCTGCCCGCCCAGCCTCCGGAAGGGGCAGGCGAGGCCGTAAATGCCGGAGCCGCAGAGGCTGCGCACGCCGCCGCCCAGGCCAACGGTGAAAGCGAGGAAAGTGAAGCGCCGCAAACGGTCACTTCGCCAAAATCCGCCTCTCAGCCGAAGGCGCTGACGCCACCGCCGATGACCGAATCGCGGCCGGTACAGCAGACCAGACCGGCACAGACCAAACCGGTCGAGCCGAAGAAAGTCGAACCTAAAAAGGTCGAGCCTAAAGCGGTTGAGCCAAAAACGGTAGAAACGCCTAAAACCGAGACTAAACCGCAAACGGCAGAAAAACCGCCGGCAGGGCAGTCTTACATCGTTCAGCTGGGCGCGCTTAAAAATGCCGACAAGGTGAACGAGATAGTCGCCAAGCTGCGTCTCTCGGGCTATCGCGCCTATACCGTGCCGTCAACGCCGGTGCAGGGGCAGATTACCCGCGTGTTTGTCGGGCCTGAGGCCAACAGGCAGAATCTCGAGGCGTCATTGCCTTCGCTTAAAAGCGTCAGCGGATTAAGCGGCGTCGTGCGCGCCTACTCGGCAGGCAAGTAA
- a CDS encoding DedA family protein → MEYIHYIVDFILHIDVHLTELVAQYGVWIYAILFVILFCETGLVVTPFLPGDSLLFVAGALAALPTNSLDVHVMVFLMVVAAIAGDAVNYTIGRLFGAKLFANPNSKVFRRSYLEQTHKFYEKHGGKTIILARFVPIVRTFAPFVAGMGRMSYRHFAAYNVVGALIWVLLLTYAGYLFGNVPFVQNNLKFVIVAIIVVSVLPAIIEVIRHRKGAGKTGERPN, encoded by the coding sequence ATGGAATATATCCACTATATCGTCGATTTTATCCTGCATATCGATGTGCATTTAACCGAACTCGTCGCACAGTACGGCGTTTGGATTTATGCCATTTTGTTCGTGATTCTGTTTTGCGAAACCGGTCTGGTGGTGACACCTTTCCTGCCGGGTGATTCCCTGCTGTTTGTTGCGGGCGCACTGGCGGCCTTGCCAACCAACAGTCTGGATGTGCACGTCATGGTATTCCTGATGGTCGTGGCCGCGATTGCGGGTGATGCAGTCAATTACACGATTGGCCGTCTGTTTGGCGCGAAACTGTTTGCCAACCCGAACTCGAAGGTTTTCCGCCGCAGTTATCTGGAACAAACCCACAAGTTTTACGAGAAACATGGCGGTAAAACGATTATTCTGGCGCGCTTTGTGCCGATTGTTCGCACCTTTGCCCCTTTCGTTGCCGGTATGGGGCGCATGTCATATCGCCACTTTGCCGCGTATAACGTCGTTGGTGCCCTTATCTGGGTCCTGCTGCTGACGTATGCCGGTTACCTGTTTGGCAACGTGCCTTTTGTGCAGAACAATTTGAAATTCGTGATCGTCGCCATTATCGTTGTCTCTGTTTTGCCAGCGATTATCGAAGTGATTCGTCATCGTAAAGGCGCAGGCAAGACGGGCGAGCGACCAAACTGA
- the argT gene encoding lysine/arginine/ornithine ABC transporter substrate-binding protein ArgT: MKKLFKVLPLVLVLASAGSAFAAVPKAIKIGTDPTYAPFESKDSSGKLVGFDIDLANEMCKRAEIKCTYVESDFDALIPSLKAKKIDAIISSLSITEKRQQEIDFTEKLYAANARLIATTGSKVLPTLDSLKGKNVGVLQGSTQEAYANAMWQPKGINVVAYQNQDLIYADLGSGRLDAAFQDEVAGSEGFLKQPAGKGYAFAGPSVKDDKFFGVGTGMGLRKSDSDLKAALDKAFDSMRKDGTYDKLAKKYFDFDVYGG, translated from the coding sequence ATGAAAAAGTTGTTCAAGGTTCTTCCTCTGGTATTAGTATTGGCCAGCGCAGGTAGCGCTTTTGCTGCCGTGCCAAAGGCAATCAAAATCGGTACGGATCCAACCTATGCGCCCTTCGAGTCAAAAGACTCCAGCGGTAAACTGGTTGGTTTCGATATCGACCTGGCCAACGAAATGTGCAAACGTGCCGAAATCAAATGTACCTATGTTGAAAGTGATTTCGATGCCCTGATCCCGTCCCTGAAAGCCAAAAAAATCGACGCCATCATATCTTCGCTCTCCATTACCGAGAAACGTCAGCAAGAGATCGATTTCACCGAAAAACTCTATGCTGCCAACGCGCGCCTGATTGCCACGACAGGCTCGAAGGTCCTGCCAACGCTTGACTCCCTCAAAGGTAAAAACGTAGGCGTATTGCAGGGTTCCACGCAGGAAGCCTATGCCAACGCAATGTGGCAGCCAAAAGGCATCAACGTGGTGGCTTACCAGAACCAGGATCTGATTTATGCCGATCTGGGGTCGGGTCGTCTTGACGCCGCATTCCAGGACGAAGTGGCAGGCAGCGAAGGCTTCCTGAAACAACCTGCGGGCAAGGGCTATGCGTTTGCGGGTCCTTCCGTGAAAGACGACAAGTTCTTCGGCGTCGGAACGGGCATGGGTCTGCGTAAAAGCGACAGCGATTTGAAAGCCGCACTCGACAAGGCTTTCGACTCGATGCGTAAAGACGGCACCTACGACAAGCTGGCGAAAAAATACTTCGACTTTGACGTGTACGGCGGCTAG
- the folC gene encoding bifunctional tetrahydrofolate synthase/dihydrofolate synthase, whose translation MQNIPTSQATSPLATWLCYLENLHSQAIELGLDRVKAVATRMSLLTPAPQVFTVAGTNGKGTTCRTLEAVLIAAGYRVGVYSSPHLVRYTERVRIQGRELGEAEHCQSFALLEAGRGDISLTYFEYGTLSALQLFKQANLDVVILEVGLGGRLDATNIVDANVAVVTSIALDHTDWLGSDRESIGREKAGVFRGHRPAIVGEQDMPESIRLVAEEKGAQLHQVGHDWHYQVGATDWSWHTRNGDVSHEALPLPNVPLANAATALAALNYASLAVSDEALRKGLEQASLPGRFQTVSESPRLILDVAHNPHAAGYLAGKLSDLPGQGGKVRAVIGMLLDKDIAGTLACLKPQVDVWYCAPLEGPRGATVEALTEHLPEAFSFPDVLAAWKQAMQDADSQDIVIVCGSFHTVAHVMAALDTGNTSGK comes from the coding sequence ATGCAAAACATACCTACTTCCCAAGCCACGTCGCCTTTGGCCACGTGGCTTTGTTATCTCGAAAATCTCCACTCCCAGGCAATTGAACTCGGTCTCGACAGAGTCAAAGCCGTCGCAACGCGCATGAGCCTGCTGACACCCGCGCCACAGGTGTTTACCGTCGCCGGAACCAATGGCAAGGGCACGACCTGCCGCACACTGGAAGCCGTGCTGATCGCCGCCGGTTACCGCGTGGGCGTTTATTCGTCTCCCCATCTGGTTCGCTATACCGAGCGCGTGCGCATTCAGGGCAGGGAGCTTGGCGAAGCGGAGCACTGCCAATCCTTTGCCTTGCTGGAAGCCGGTCGCGGCGATATTTCGCTGACCTACTTCGAGTACGGCACCTTGTCGGCGTTGCAGCTGTTCAAACAGGCCAATCTGGATGTCGTCATCCTTGAGGTCGGGCTGGGCGGTCGTCTGGACGCCACCAATATTGTCGATGCCAATGTCGCTGTCGTGACCAGCATTGCGCTGGATCATACAGACTGGCTAGGGTCAGATCGCGAGAGCATTGGCCGCGAGAAAGCCGGGGTTTTCCGCGGTCATCGTCCGGCCATTGTCGGTGAGCAGGATATGCCCGAGTCCATTCGCCTCGTCGCCGAAGAAAAAGGCGCGCAACTGCATCAGGTCGGCCACGACTGGCATTATCAGGTGGGGGCAACCGACTGGAGCTGGCACACCCGCAACGGCGACGTCTCCCATGAAGCCCTGCCGCTGCCGAATGTGCCGCTGGCCAATGCCGCCACGGCGTTGGCGGCTCTGAATTATGCATCCCTTGCCGTTTCCGACGAGGCATTGAGAAAAGGTCTGGAGCAAGCTTCTCTGCCGGGACGTTTCCAGACGGTGAGTGAATCGCCAAGGCTAATCCTTGATGTTGCTCATAATCCGCACGCCGCCGGGTATCTGGCCGGTAAACTTTCCGATTTGCCAGGGCAGGGTGGAAAAGTGCGTGCAGTTATCGGCATGTTGTTGGATAAAGACATTGCCGGAACGTTGGCGTGTCTGAAACCTCAAGTTGATGTCTGGTATTGCGCGCCGCTTGAAGGGCCGCGCGGTGCCACGGTTGAAGCCCTGACCGAACATCTTCCCGAGGCGTTTTCATTCCCCGACGTACTGGCAGCATGGAAACAGGCGATGCAGGATGCTGATAGTCAGGATATTGTTATAGTCTGTGGATCATTTCATACCGTAGCGCATGTGATGGCTGCGTTGGATACGGGGAATACCAGTGGCAAGTAA
- a CDS encoding histidine ABC transporter permease HisQ → MLYGYSQVIIQGTIVTLELALSSVLLAVVIGLIGAGGKLSRNRAVSGLFGAYTTLIRGVPDLVLMLLIFYGLQIALNSLTESLGMDQIDIDPLSAGIITLGFIYGAYFTETFRGAFMAVPRGQIEAAVAFGFSGPKIFRRILFPAMMRFALPGIANNWQVILKATALVSLLGLNDVVKATQLAGKGTYQPFYFAIVAGVIYLIFTTLSNGVLVWLDRRYSLGVKRAEL, encoded by the coding sequence ATGTTATACGGGTATTCCCAGGTTATTATCCAGGGCACGATAGTCACCCTTGAACTGGCACTTTCCTCGGTGCTGCTGGCCGTGGTCATCGGCCTTATCGGCGCGGGCGGCAAACTTTCCAGAAACCGGGCGGTCTCGGGCTTGTTCGGTGCCTACACCACGCTTATCCGCGGTGTGCCCGATTTGGTCTTGATGCTGCTCATTTTCTACGGGTTGCAGATTGCCCTCAACAGCCTGACCGAATCTCTCGGCATGGATCAAATCGATATCGATCCGCTGAGCGCCGGTATCATTACCCTCGGCTTTATTTACGGTGCCTACTTTACCGAAACCTTCCGTGGCGCATTTATGGCCGTACCACGCGGGCAAATCGAAGCCGCCGTGGCTTTTGGTTTCAGCGGGCCGAAAATCTTTCGCCGCATTCTGTTTCCGGCCATGATGCGCTTTGCACTTCCGGGCATCGCCAACAACTGGCAGGTTATCCTCAAGGCGACGGCGCTGGTTTCGCTGCTGGGCCTCAACGATGTGGTAAAAGCCACCCAGCTGGCGGGTAAGGGAACCTATCAACCGTTTTACTTTGCCATCGTTGCGGGTGTGATTTACCTGATATTTACCACGCTTTCCAATGGTGTGCTGGTCTGGCTCGATCGCCGCTATTCGCTGGGTGTGAAGAGGGCCGAGCTATGA
- the cvpA gene encoding colicin V production protein: protein MVWIDYVIIAVIGFSALVSLIRGFVREALSLVTWGCAFFVASHYYPYLAVYFTRFEDEVVRNGIAIAILFIATLIVGAIVNYVIGSLVERTGLSGTDRVLGVCFGALRGVLIVSAGLFFLDTFTSFSQSEDWKQSQLVPQFSYIIRWFFDYLQSTSSFLPKHI from the coding sequence ATGGTCTGGATTGATTACGTCATTATTGCGGTTATCGGGTTTTCTGCGTTAGTCAGCCTGATTCGAGGTTTTGTTCGCGAAGCCTTATCATTGGTAACCTGGGGGTGCGCCTTCTTCGTTGCCAGCCACTATTATCCTTACCTCGCCGTCTATTTCACACGTTTCGAAGACGAAGTTGTTCGAAACGGGATCGCAATTGCCATCTTGTTCATCGCGACGTTGATCGTAGGTGCAATTGTCAACTATGTGATTGGCTCATTGGTCGAACGTACCGGTCTATCCGGCACCGACCGGGTATTAGGCGTCTGTTTTGGCGCGCTGCGTGGGGTGTTGATAGTCTCCGCAGGGCTGTTCTTTCTGGACACTTTTACCAGCTTTTCTCAAAGTGAAGACTGGAAACAATCACAGTTGGTCCCGCAGTTTAGTTATATCATCAGGTGGTTTTTTGACTACCTGCAGAGCACGTCGAGTTTCTTGCCAAAGCATATCTAG